From a single Lolium rigidum isolate FL_2022 chromosome 7, APGP_CSIRO_Lrig_0.1, whole genome shotgun sequence genomic region:
- the LOC124676206 gene encoding homeobox-leucine zipper protein HOX17-like: MMERAEDLGLSLSLSSSLAPRTHHVAMLLHAPERRFLEMPLLPAKRSEVPGADDSSLRGGSDDEDGGCGVDGSRKKLRLSKDQSAVLEDSFREHPTLNPRQKAALAQQLGLRSRQVEVWFQNRRARTKLKQTEVDCEFLKRCCETLTEENRRLQKEVQELRALKLVSPHRYMHMSPPTTLTMCPSCERVSNNNSSNSTAAATDRRNAVDGGAICHRPIAIRPQQS, translated from the exons ATGATGGAGAGGGCCGAGGACTTAGGGCTCAGCCTCAGTCTCAGCTCATCGCTTGCTCCTCGCACTCACCATGTCGCCATGCTGCTCCACGCTCCAG AGAGGAGATTTCTGGAGATGCCGCTTCTCCCTGCAAAGCGGAGCGAGGTCCCTGGCGCCGATGATTCCAGCCTGCGCGGCGGCAGCGACGATGAGGACGGCGGCTGCGGTGTAGATGGCTCCCGGAAGAAGCTCCGGCTGTCCAAGGACCAGTCCGCCGTGCTCGAGGATAGCTTCCGGGAGCACCCGACTCTAAACCCG AGGCAGAAGGCAGCCTTGGCGCAGCAGCTCGGTCTGCGTTCACGGCAGGTGGAGGTGTGGTTCCAGAACAGACGCGCAAG GACGAAGCTGAAGCAGACGGAGGTGGACTGCGAGTTCCTGAAGCGCTGCTGCGAGACGCTGACCGAGGAGAACCGGCGGCTGCAGAAGGAGGTGCAGGAGCTCCGTGCGCTCAAGCTCGTCTCGCCGCACCGCTACATGCACATGTCCCCGCCCACCACCCTCACCATGTGCCCCTCCTGCGAGCGCGTCtccaacaacaacagcagcaactCCACCGCCGCTGCCACCGACCGCCGAAACGCCGTCGACGGGGGCGCCATCTGCCACCGCCCGATCGCCATCCGGCCGCAGCAGTCATGA
- the LOC124676579 gene encoding uncharacterized protein LOC124676579 codes for MDHTNLSSPAMADTAPAQARFGAGSDVISARLQQALALLFPSNLAAKAALFAVVVALLQLLPMGQTPRMWELPHILLLGLVISYGVFGQRNADDEVAIPVATASKVVDDDESVESYVSKILQGPLVFEGNVGQDSNGGGKDGGVQAWSSQYYADDPLVVVANAGDASEKPLLLPVRKLKPAAEEPATGNVTDDGADEETEFVPKEGVGYGAAREYATSSPSSVLDAGMTLSPCSPPAPPPPSVLLGSGRRLAKAKARSFNEYRVRDLKMSGRAGLSSGGGGNRFRSNSAIQASRRSTFAAYDPVAPSDNQVDADDELDDMAAASDSSFSSDDMVRDGGDDEDNSELDELEQDSSCDEELFELAARPQPEAAAEEDEVDKKADEFIAKFREQIRMQRAEQGKR; via the coding sequence ATGGATCACACAAATCTTTCTTCCCCAGCAATGGCGGACACGGCTCCGGCGCAAGCTCGATTTGGCGCCGGCAGCGATGTCATTTCCGCCAGATTGCAGCAGGCTCTGGCGCTCCTGTTCCCGTCCAACCTCGCCGCCAAGGCGGCGCTGTTCGCGGTCGTGGTGGCGCTGCTGCAGCTGCTGCCGATGGGGCAGACGCCCAGGATGTGGGAGCTGCCCCACATCCTCCTACTCGGCCTCGTCATCTCCTACGGCGTCTTCGGCCAGAGGAACGCCGATGACGAGGTGGCGATCCCGGTGGCCACCGCTTCCaaggtcgtcgacgacgacgagtccgTGGAATCCTACGTCTCCAAGATACTGCAAGGCCCGCTCGTCTTCGAGGGCAACGTCGGCCAGGATAGCAATGGGGGCGGCAAGGACGGCGGCGTGCAGGCTTGGAGCTCGCAGTACTACGCCGACGaccccctcgtcgtcgtcgccaacGCGGGCGACGCGAGCGAGAAGCCGCTTCTCCTGCCGGTGAGGAAGCTAAAGCCGGCGGCCGAAGAACCTGCGACGGGCAACGTAACCGACGACGGCGCTGATGAAGAAACAGAGTTCGTCCCCAAGGAAGGAGTAGGATACGGCGCAGCGCGCGAGTACGCCACGTCTTCGCCGTCCTCGGTCCTCGACGCCGGGATGACCCTCTCGCCGTGCTCGCCTCCTGCCCCGCCGCCTCCGTCGGTGTTACTTGGCAGTGGACGCCGCCTCGCGAAGGCCAAAGCGAGAAGCTTCAACGAATATCGAGTCCGAGACCTCAAGATGAGCGGACGGGCGGGCTTAAGTAGCGGCGGCGGAGGCAACAGGTTCCGGTCAAACTCTGCGATCCAAGCATCGAGGAGGAGCACTTTCGCCGCTTACGATCCTGTAGCTCCGTCCGACAATCAAGTTGACGCAGATGACGAGTTGGACGACATGGCCGCGGCATCAGACAGCTCGTTCAGCAGCGACGACATGGTCagggacggcggcgacgatgaAGATAACAGCGAGCTGGATGAGCTGGAACAGGATAGCTCTTGCGACGAAGAGCTGTTTGAGCTGGCGGCGAGGCCGCAGCCAGAGGCGGCGgctgaggaggacgaggtggacaaGAAAGCTGACGAGTTCATAGCCAAGTTCAGGGAGCAGATCAGGATGCAGCGAGCTGAGCAAGGCAAGAGATGA